A region from the Streptomyces sp. 3214.6 genome encodes:
- a CDS encoding IS5 family transposase, protein MGRCDLTNAQWAKLEPLLPAGKKSGRPPVHTKRQLIDGIRWRTRAGAPWRDVPERYGPWGTVYGLFRRWQRDGTWHRIFEQLQARADAEGQITWDVSVDSTIARAHQHAAGARKKRICRSSRPVVCSPSRTTTVSDAPGVG, encoded by the coding sequence ATGGGGAGGTGCGATCTGACGAATGCGCAGTGGGCGAAGCTGGAGCCCCTGCTCCCTGCTGGGAAGAAGTCCGGACGACCGCCGGTACACACCAAGCGGCAGCTGATAGACGGCATACGCTGGCGCACCCGCGCCGGTGCTCCGTGGCGGGACGTGCCCGAGCGGTACGGCCCATGGGGGACGGTGTACGGACTGTTCCGCCGTTGGCAGCGGGACGGCACCTGGCACCGCATCTTCGAGCAACTGCAGGCCCGGGCCGATGCCGAGGGACAGATCACCTGGGACGTCTCGGTGGACTCCACCATCGCCCGCGCCCACCAGCATGCGGCCGGTGCCCGCAAAAAAAGGATCTGCAGATCGAGCCGCCCGGTGGTCTGTTCACCGAGCCGGACGACCACGGTCTCGGACGCTCCCGGGGTGGGCTGA